The proteins below come from a single Tigriopus californicus strain San Diego chromosome 3, Tcal_SD_v2.1, whole genome shotgun sequence genomic window:
- the LOC131877314 gene encoding THO complex subunit 2-like yields the protein MMEESQWHNWEKTGQTEFGKLFQRGVTAWTNAGRPPNVDLGLKRLVYDLVVRCIRDQGVKRDHVVQFIGEKCVSHAELSNMWVDVFALLDNETSLMAKDRREERERFVRLFREAEKYLSTGHLKERIEVLETLEDIGVLKSTKKFFTSMIKLKTKLFYKQQKFNLFHEECEGFAKLLTELNQDLTTVSPKEVLETIKSIIGYFNLDPNRTLDIILESFECRLEHHRFYIHLLQEFVPDPQTLNELLAFKYKFYESECVDNGGKIPESLFTVTALLIQYDILDMDTIYGMLKPDDAEIESESDVGIKDAREFVRKMNVVSTNKGDKPDLTMADFQAIAATYDANQKLGLIEAFLRVGAWTHAEKLMNRLPPYFAVSQEPIAKALQRLVHLTIQPLVQKCSNKSYKTFSSDLIPSSNQFSPILVDTFEQFKTVVMPMLMELGPHASSDLSLLYKIMRILKADLKTTFDETGRDREKTAEFSVSPESCCLYYETITLTDAVLLPSLSLAESNCCLAEEIWSVLRVFPYHVRYHLFGQWKANTYDAHPLLLRKKAITLKGIKRIMQRISKENVKPTSRLIGKITHSSPGLVFEYILSQIQLYDNMITPVVDSLRYLTSLSFDVLGYSIIEALNNPEKDRTKHDGTSISLWLTSLSNFCGAVYKKYNIELTGLLQYVANQLKNKHSLDLLIMKEVVLKMGGIEGAEEMTSEQIDAMAGGELLRQEAGSFTQIKNTKKSSQRLKDALIDHDLAVPLCLLMAQQRNCVVYQETEDSHLKLVGKLFDQCQDTLVQFGTFLASNLSIDDYTRRLPPIQTLLSRYHVNLDLAFFLARPMFNHQISLQYENIRKNEKHRWKTISENEKQNLYVAATTDVMTPITEAIRPLHSVKIWDDISPQFLTTFWSLTMYDLFVPEDVYGKEIQKLVLAPSKVDDNKELNSSRKKKEKERLHNMLEKIQDEQKKQKDHVERVMARLKTEKDSWFFSRSARLAKNETITTFLQLCLFPRCIFTAIDAIYCAKFVQVIHMLKTPNFSTLICFDRIFCDITYTVTSCTENEAHRYGRFLAAMLELVMKWHSKKEIFDEECVGYPGFVTKFRVAQTEQKPGGGPGDSVDYENYRHVCHKWHYKIAKALVVCLESKDYVQIRNALTILFKILGFFPMLLPLAGVLERRIEKVVEEEKDKRMDLCIMARSYQGQLKAKRPHMMLERDFHIPKEGKGGAGGGPKEGGDNTANDNSTKTSGGKSAKPEESRLSSERSSKSRSQSRENSLSRSNDEPASSVSSGGGKYKKNRDRDSKERSLGRDSSSRERSREPKTRHSSKDRERREEMGPPQSSTSHRRSAESESMERELKRRKPEDESGRRFKDRSRERSEDSDQGELTPPPKKEKSSSKSDRKRERDEMVAANASSIDNNGTILKRSKKEDREGSSSMSSHRHGAENGGDEMAIADRKSGRANSRRGGGEPSKRKSTS from the exons ATGATGGAAGAAAGCCAGTGGCACAACTGGGAAAAGACCGGCCAAACCGAATT CGGTAAATTGTTCCAACGAGGCGTGACGGCCTGGACCAATGCGGGCCGCCCGCCCAATGTGGACCTGGGTCTGAAGCGTCTGGTTTATGACTTGGTGGTCCGATGCATCCGCGATCAAGGTGTCAAACGCGATCATGTGGTCCAATTCATCGGCGAAAAG TGCGTGTCCCACGCTGAATTATCCAATATGTGGGTAGACGTGTTCGCCCTCTTGGACAACGAAACTAGTTTGATGGCCAAGGACCGACGCGAAGAACGCGAGCGATTCGTGCGATTGTTCCGCGAGGCCGAGAAGTATCTGTCCACCGGTCATCTCAAGGAGCGTATCGAGGTCTTGGAGACACTGGAGGACATTGGTGTGCTCAAATCCACCAAGAAGTTCTTCACATCCATGATTAAGCTCAAGACGAAATTGTT TTACAAGCAGCAGAAGTTCAATCTCTTTCATGAAGAATGCGAGGGCTTCGCCAAGCTGCTCACTGAGCTCAACCAGGACCTGACCACGGTCTCGCCCAAAGAAGTGCTCGAGACCATCAAATCTATCATCGGCTACTTCAACCTGGACCCTAATCGCACTTTGGACATCATCCTCGAGTCCTTTGAATGTCGCCTCGAGCATCACCGGTTCTACATCCACCTATTGCAAGAGTTCGTGCCAGATCCACAAACATTGAACGAGCTCCTCGCTTTCAAATACAAATTCTACGAGTCTGAG TGCGTGGATAATGGCGGTAAAATCCCCGAATCTCTGTTCACCGTCACGGCTTTGCTCATCCAATATGACATCCTCGATATGGACACGATCTATGGGATGCTTAAGCCTGATGATGCGGAGAttgaatccgaatccgatgtGGGCATAAAAGACGCTAGAGAATTTGTCCGAAAAATGAACGTTGTCTCTACCAACAAGGGAGACAAGCCGGACCTGACCATGGCCGATTTCCAGGCCATCGCAGCAACC TATGACGCCAACCAGAAATTGGGTCTAATTGAGGCCTTTCTCCGAGTCGGGGCGTGGACACATGCTGAAAAGCTCATGAATCGGCTACCACCATACTTTGCGGTCTCGCAGGAACCGATCGCTAAAGCGCTCCAGAGACTCGTTCATCTCACGATTCAACCCTTGGTGCAAAA ATGTAGCAACAAATCGTACAAGACCTTCTCGAGCGATCTCATCCCGTCATCCAATCAATTCTCGCCCATTCTTGTGGACACGtttgagcaattcaaaacgGTGGTaatgccaatgctcatggAGCTGGGACCTCACGCTAGCTCGGATCTAAGCCTATTATACAAGATCATGCGGATCCTTAaagctgacctgaaaaca ACCTTCGACGAGACGGGTCGGGATCGAGAGAAAACGGCCGAGTTCAGTGTTTCCCCGGAGTCGTGCTGCCTCTATTATGAGACCATCACATTAACGGATGCTGTTCTTCTGCCCTCGTTGTCTTTGGCGGAGAGCAATTGCTGTTTAGCCGAGGAGATCTGGAGTGTTCTTCGCGTGTTCCCCTATCACGTCAGATATCATTTGTTCGGTCAGTGGAAGGCCAACACCTACGATGCACATCCCTTGCTTTTGCGGAAGAAGGCCATCACACTCAAAGGCATTAAGCGTATCATGCAGAGAATCagcaaagaaaatgtcaaGCCCACCTCACGACTGATTGGGAAAATCACCCACAGCTCGCCCGGATTGGTGTTTGAATAT ATCTTGAGCCAAATCCAATTGTACGACAACATGATTACGCCGGTGGTGGATTCCCTCCGGTATCTGACCTCGCTCTCCTTTGATGTTTTGGGCTATTCCATCATTGAAGCATTGAATAACCCCGAGAAGGATCGAACCAAACACGATGGGACGAGCATTTCCCTGTGGCTCACCTCTTTATCCAACTTTTGTGGGGCCGTGTACAAGAAGTACAACATCGAGCTCACCGGCCTCCTCCAGTACGTGGCCAATCAGCTGAAAAACAAACACAGTCTGGACTTGCTGATCATGAAGGAAGTGGTCCTCAAAATGGGTGGGATCGAAGGGGCAGAGGAGATGACTTCGGAGCAAATCGATGCCATGGCTGGCGGAGAACTGTTGCGACAAGAGGCCGGTTCGTTCACTCAGATCAAGAATACGAAGAAGAGTTCGCAGCGCTTAAAAGACGCATTGATTGATCATGACCTGGCGGTTCCGTTGTGTCTGCTCATGGCACAACAGAGAAACTGTGTGGTGTATCAGGAGACTGAAGATTCCCACTTGAAGTTGGTTGGAAAACTCTTTGACCAG TGCCAAGATACGTTGGTTCAGTTTGGCACCTTCCTCGCGTCCAATCTGTCGATTGACGACTACACTCGGCGATTGCCTCCCATTCAGACTCTGCTATCACGGTATCATGTAAATCTCGACCTGGCTTTCTTCTTGGCCAGGCCCATGTTCAACCATCAGATCTCACTACAATACGAGAACATCCGAAAGAACGAGAAACATCGATGGAAGACCATCTCGGAGAACGAGAAACAAAATCTTTACGTGGCTGCCACCACCGAT GTTATGACACCTATCACGGAGGCCATCCGTCCTTTGCACTCCGTCAAGATTTGGGATGACATCTCGCCACAGTTTCTAACCACCTTTTGGTCACTCACGATGTACGACTTGTTTGTTCCCGAGGATGTTTATGGAAAAGAGATCCAGAAATTAGTGCTTGCTCCGTCCAAGGTGGATGATAACAAGGAGCTGAACTCTTcgagaaaaaagaaggagaaagagcgACTTCATAACATGTTGGAGAAGATCCAGGACGAGCAAAAGAAGCAGAAGGATCACGTGGAACGCGTCATGGCCCGGCTGAAGACCGAGAAGGACTCTTGGTTCTTCTCGAGATCCGCACGCTTGGCCAAGAATGAAACCATCACCACATTTCTCCAGCTGTGCTTGTTTCCACGATGCATCTTTACGGCTATTGATGCCATCTACTGTGCCAAGTTCGTGCAAGTGATCCACATGCTCAAAACGCCCAACTTCTCAACCTTGATTTGCTTTGACAGA ATATTTTGTGATATTACCTACACCGTCACATCATGCACAGAGAACGAGGCTCATCGGTATGGTCGCTTCCTTGCAGCCATGCTGGAGCTGGTCATGAAATGGCATTCGAAGAAGGAGATCTTCGACGAG GAGTGCGTTGGTTACCCGGGGTTTGTGACCAAATTCCGCGTGGCTCAGACCGAACAAAAGCCCGGAGGGGGTCCCGGAGATTCCGTGGATTACGAGAATTATCGCCATGTTTGCCACAAGTGGCATTACAAAATTGCCAAAGCCCTTGTTGTTTGTCTGGAATCAAAGGACTACGTCCAGATTCGGAATGCTTTAACGatccttttcaaaattttgggaTTCTTTCCCATGCTTCTCCCTCTGGCTGGAGTGCTTGAGAGGCGCATAGAAAAG GTGgttgaggaggaaaaagacaaACGCATGGATTTGTGCATCATGGCTCGAAGTTATCAAGGACAGCTCAAGGCCAAGCGACCGCATATGATGCTTGAACGAGACTTTCACATCCCAAAAGAAGGCAAAGGAGGTGCGGGTGGTGGTCCTAAGGAAGGGGGAGATAACACAGCTAACGACAATAGCACCAAAACCTCGGGTGGCAAATCGGCCAAGCCCGAGGAATCACGCCTCTCCTCAGAAAGATCGTCCAAGAGCCGAAGCCAAAGTCGAGAGAATTCGCTCTCTCGAAGCAATGACGAACCAGCCTCATCGGTCTCATCTGGAGGCGGAAAGTACAAGAAAAATCGGGACCGAGATTCCAAGGAACGCAGTCTCGGACGGGATTCCAGCTCCAGG GAGCGGTCGCGTGAACCCAAGACTCGCCATTCCTCCAAAGATCgggagagaagagaagagatgGGACCTCCGCAATCCTCTACTTCTCATCGTCGCAGTGCAGAGTCTGAATCCATGGAACGAG AACTGAAACGCCGCAAGCCCGAGGACGAAAGCGGTCGCCGGTTCAAGGACCGATCCCGCGAAAGGAGCGAGGACAGCGATCAAGGCGAGCTGACCCCACCtcccaaaaaggaaaagtcCTCGTCCAAAAGCGACCGGAAACGCGAACGCGACGAAATGGTTGCGGCGAATGCGTCCTCTATAGACAACAACGGCACGATTCTCAAGAGAAGCAAGAAGGAGGATCGGGAGGGTTCATCCTCAATGTCTTCGCATCGACATGGAGCAGAGAATGGTGGGGACGAGATGGCCATAGCGGATCGGAAATCCGGTCGGGCCAACTCACGTCGAGGTGGCGGTGAACCATCCAAACGCAAGTCGACCTCCTAA
- the LOC131877325 gene encoding serine protease 33-like — MGRSTMLIATACSLVFLLCSQGVWSMINLADTPCGKIARGSRRFHQRILGGSEVHISEFPHSVSLRKDGEHFCGGVLVHKHYVLTAAHCVHNRPPKVWQVAVGEQNTVKLDGTEQLMEVEQIIEHPDYIYPKLLNDIAIIRIDKPVIWNKMAQPVCLPDPLRRTAKGLGYLAGWGYDNESKKGGVPTETLHMARIPILENDVCESWLMSQGKSISLAPTHLCAGHEFGAIDGCQADSGGGLVSVDDDQLLVVGIMSAGIGCGREKMPGLYTRVEKFIPWIQSEIKGGARIKRGTDQDSRPNPKFHWWDQLANE; from the exons ATGGGTCGTTCCACAATGTTGATTGCTACCGCATGTAGTCTCGTGTTCTTGCTTTGTTCCCAAGGGGTGTGGTCTATGATCAATTTGGCCGACACACCTTGTGGAAAGATTGCTCGAGGCTCGAGGCGGTTTCATCAGCGAATTCTGGGAGGATCAGAAGTGCACATTTCGGAATTCCCTCATTCAGTCTCACTGCgaaaagatggagagcacttTTGTGGTGGAGTCTTG GTGCACAAGCATTACGTGCTAACGGCCGCACATTGCGTTCATAATCGTCCCCCGAAAGTGTGGCAAGTGGCCGTGGGCGAACAGAACACCGTCAAACTCGATGGCACCGAACAACTGATGGAGGTCGAGCAGATCATCGAACATCCCGACTACATCTACCCGAAGCTCTTGAATGACATTGCCATCATTCGGATCGACAAGCCAgtcatttggaacaagatggcTCAACCCGTTTGTCTGCCGGATCCTTTGCGGAGGACGGCCAAAGGTCTGGGTTATTTAGCAGGATGGGGTTATGACAACGAATCCAAAAAAGGTGGTGTCCCCACCGAGACACTTCACATGGCACGGATTCCCATTTTGGAAAACGATGTGTGCGAGAGCTGGCTCATGAGTCAAGGGAAGTCCATTAGTTTGGCTCCCACGCATTTATGTGCCGGTCATGAGTTTGGAGCCATAGATGGGTGTCAG GCGGATAGTGGCGGTGGGTTGGTATCAGTTGATGACGACCAACTCTTGGTGGTGGGCATCATGTCGGCCGGCATTGGTTGTGGACGTGAAAAGATGCCGGGGCTCTACACTCGTGTGGAAAAGTTCATTCCGTGGATCCAAAGCGAGATCAAGGGCGGTGCTCGAATCAAAAGGGGCACGGACCAAGATTCGCGACCTAATCCCAAGTTCCATTGGTGGGATCAGTTGGCCAATGAGTGA
- the LOC131877324 gene encoding WW domain-binding protein 4-like, with translation MTEYWVSQARKFCDTCKCWIADNKSSIEFHESGRKHQLNTEKRLTDIRKRSTIQDKKAEKQAQWIEQMEAAALKDYRNKDLAQGADLSARIFHETKAQREAEKEALTASILAQKAEIQAGQDEKATDLSSCERASSSTSNVSTNDPMPGSSCLQTVVAPKSGTPWHKDPKKWFEAVSEQGHQFFWHVETKESRWDVPSEGFLSIAEQAEIKKKKEAAKAKREVMAQQSKAIHGEHKQEYVSPVPLGPNGKPQPYGSWQAVESVDPDTFDYQTPQVKAAPQAAATLHNDRDYNFKTKATPSLGGTASTNLTSSTSGIVFKKRKVNAEHKKNVRRRTDE, from the exons AT GACGGAATACTGGGTGTCTCAAGCTCGGAAGTTTTGCGATACTTGCAAATGTTGGATCGCCGATAACAAATCC AGTATCGAGTTTCACGAAAGTGGCCGCAAACATCAACTCAACACGGAGAAACGGCTGACGGACATCCGGAAGCGATCCACCATCCAGGACAAGAAGGCTGAGAAACAAGCCCAATGGATCGAGCAAATGGAGGCTGCAGCCTTGAAGGACTACCGCAACAAGGATCTGGCCCAAGGGGCGGATTTGTCGGCCCGGATCTTCCACGAAACCAAGGCCCAACGCGAGGCCGAAAAAGAGGCTCTAACCGCCTCCATTTTGGCTCAGAAAGCCGAAATCCAAGCCGGCCAAGACGAAAAAGCCACTGACCTTTCCAG TTGTGAGCGTGCCTCCTCATCGACTTCAAATGTATCTACCAATGATCCGATGCCCGGTTCAAGTTGTCTCCAGACTGTGGTGGCACCGAAATCGGGCACGCCTTGGCATAAAGACCCCAAAAAGTGGTTCGAGGCGGTCAGCGAACAGGGTCATCAATTCTTCTGGCACGTGGAAACTAAAG aGTCTCGATGGGATGTGCCCTCGGAGGGTTTTTTGTCTATTGCTGAGCAAGCCGAaattaagaagaaaaaggaggcAGCCAAGGCCAAACGTGAGGTAATGGCTCAGCAGAGTAAGGCTATTCACGGGGAACACAAACAAGAGTACGTGTCCCCGGTGCCTTTGGGACCCAATGGCAAGCCGCAACCCTATGGATCATGGCAAGCAGTGGAAAG CGTGGATCCGGACACTTTTGACTATCAAACACCACAGGTCAAAGCGGCTCCTCAAGCGGCAGCCACCTTGCACAACGACCGAGACTACAACTTCAAGACCAAGGCCACGCCTTCATTGGGTGGAACCGCGTCCACAAACCTCACTTCATCCACCTCCgggattgttttcaaaaaaagaaaagttaacGCTGAACACAAAAAGAATGTACGCCGAAGAACAGAcgaatga
- the LOC131877323 gene encoding serine/threonine-protein kinase mos-like isoform X2 — MTCTGRKKSRLSARTDPLNVPPRIQFTHPAPDDEDIDDEVFVQPSGPNKENLVPGFLSPSPRRKRLSCGVPSLSHSPSLNEILCLNSPGRWDLQRQSLDSRKDLHYIGRGSFGSVILGSWKGQKVAVKVISRDSPNKKISKKARSNSVESELNATDLCHPNVVKIHAMFDHKEAPNTIIIMEYVGKSSLQRIIDHNQALLTPGFVHKCFVGVASAMKYIHSMGILHLDIKANNVFVSSFGDIKLGDFGCSRMADSHHIKEGSPCKDTLVGTPGFQAPEFLRGARPTAKCDIYSYGVFLWYIR, encoded by the exons ATGACTTGCACAGGTCGCAAAAAATCGAG GCTTTCAGCTCGTACCGATCCTTTGAATGTGCCACCACGGATCCAATTCACCCACCCTGCCCCAGATGACGAAGACATTGATGATGAAGTGTTTGTTCAGCCATCGGGTCCCAACAAAGAGAATCTGGTCCCAGGGTTCCTTTCTCCCAGTCCAAGACGGAAGCGGTTGTCTTGCGGCGTGCCCAGCTTGAGTCACTCCCCATCTCTCAATGAAATCCTTTGTCTGAATAGCCCTGGACGATGGGACCTCCAAAGACAAAGTCTGGACTCCCGCAAAGACTTGCATTATATTGGTCGAGGCAGTTTTGGATCCGTGATCTTGGGCTCATGGAAGG GTCAAAAAGTGGCAGTCAAAGTGATATCTAGAGATTCACCAAACAAAAAGATCAGTAAGAAGGCCCGATCGAATTCGGTGGAGAGTGAGCTAAACGCCACGGATTTGTGCCATCCTAATGTGGTTAAGATCCACGCTATGTTTGACCACAAGGAGGCTCCTAACACGATTATCATTATGGAATACGTCGGAAAATCCAGTTTACAGCGCATCATTGACCATAATCAAGCCCTCCTCACACCAGGATTTGTGCACAA ATGCTTTGTGGGTGTGGCCAGTGCCATGAAGTACATTCATTCCATGGGCATCCTTCATTTGGACATCAAGGCGAATAACGTGTTCGTGTCCTCGTTTGGCGACATCAAACTCGGTGACTTTGGATGCTCTCGCATGGCCGATTCACATCACATCAAAGAAGGATCGCCTTGCAAAGACACTCTCGTGGGTACACCAGGATTCCAAGCTCCAGAATTTCTCCGTGGAGCTAGACCCACAGCCAAATGTGACATCTACTCCTATGGGGTGTTCTTGTG GTACATTCGATGA
- the LOC131877323 gene encoding serine/threonine-protein kinase mos-like isoform X1: MTCTGRKKSRLSARTDPLNVPPRIQFTHPAPDDEDIDDEVFVQPSGPNKENLVPGFLSPSPRRKRLSCGVPSLSHSPSLNEILCLNSPGRWDLQRQSLDSRKDLHYIGRGSFGSVILGSWKGQKVAVKVISRDSPNKKISKKARSNSVESELNATDLCHPNVVKIHAMFDHKEAPNTIIIMEYVGKSSLQRIIDHNQALLTPGFVHKCFVGVASAMKYIHSMGILHLDIKANNVFVSSFGDIKLGDFGCSRMADSHHIKEGSPCKDTLVGTPGFQAPEFLRGARPTAKCDIYSYGVFLWQVINREIPFRSVHAHSIIFQVVSQDRRPCHHIQSNKRTPFQDLYEQCWQTDMKSRPEASQILLKLDKIKFADPLVARKKSSMRF, from the exons ATGACTTGCACAGGTCGCAAAAAATCGAG GCTTTCAGCTCGTACCGATCCTTTGAATGTGCCACCACGGATCCAATTCACCCACCCTGCCCCAGATGACGAAGACATTGATGATGAAGTGTTTGTTCAGCCATCGGGTCCCAACAAAGAGAATCTGGTCCCAGGGTTCCTTTCTCCCAGTCCAAGACGGAAGCGGTTGTCTTGCGGCGTGCCCAGCTTGAGTCACTCCCCATCTCTCAATGAAATCCTTTGTCTGAATAGCCCTGGACGATGGGACCTCCAAAGACAAAGTCTGGACTCCCGCAAAGACTTGCATTATATTGGTCGAGGCAGTTTTGGATCCGTGATCTTGGGCTCATGGAAGG GTCAAAAAGTGGCAGTCAAAGTGATATCTAGAGATTCACCAAACAAAAAGATCAGTAAGAAGGCCCGATCGAATTCGGTGGAGAGTGAGCTAAACGCCACGGATTTGTGCCATCCTAATGTGGTTAAGATCCACGCTATGTTTGACCACAAGGAGGCTCCTAACACGATTATCATTATGGAATACGTCGGAAAATCCAGTTTACAGCGCATCATTGACCATAATCAAGCCCTCCTCACACCAGGATTTGTGCACAA ATGCTTTGTGGGTGTGGCCAGTGCCATGAAGTACATTCATTCCATGGGCATCCTTCATTTGGACATCAAGGCGAATAACGTGTTCGTGTCCTCGTTTGGCGACATCAAACTCGGTGACTTTGGATGCTCTCGCATGGCCGATTCACATCACATCAAAGAAGGATCGCCTTGCAAAGACACTCTCGTGGGTACACCAGGATTCCAAGCTCCAGAATTTCTCCGTGGAGCTAGACCCACAGCCAAATGTGACATCTACTCCTATGGGGTGTTCTTGTGGCAAGTCATCAAccgagaaatcccatttcgATCCGTTCATGCACATAGTATCATATTCCAG GTTGTATCCCAAGACCGCCGGCCCTGTCATCATATTCAGAGTAATAAGCGGACACCTTTTCAAGACTTGTACGAACAGTGCTGGCAAACCGACATGAAGAGTCGACCCGAGGCTTCACAAATCCTTCTCAAGTTGGACAAGATCAAGTTTGCGGACCCACTTGTCGCCCGAAAAAAGTCTTCAATGCGATTTTAG